A DNA window from Zingiber officinale cultivar Zhangliang chromosome 3A, Zo_v1.1, whole genome shotgun sequence contains the following coding sequences:
- the LOC122051667 gene encoding B-box zinc finger protein 20-like, with translation MKILCDVCSQEAASAFCCADEAALCEACDRRVHRANKLAGKHRRFSLSAQSHPVCDVCQEKRGFVFCQEDRAILCRDCDESIHSANQLTMKHNRFILTGARLSAAPISSSSSTEPESESTPAKDSAKTSVPARVRSSVLIVDASSPIATTSCRTTSSSTVRPPVTASTGVAADSTSSISEYLIKMCPGWRVEDLLVDDAAVLMEDFAKGTELLPFLEPDLDGGGQEAAAEKFPAWAAQVPQFPPPYFSAATSTAGVGHHQTWHANKEASVSYQRGAKTGPEQLSEDIFMVPQISPAPTPIKRTRHSPWYY, from the exons ATGAAGATACTGTGCGACGTCTGTAGCCAAGAGGCGGCCTCGGCGTTTTGCTGCGCCGACGAGGCTGCCCTCTGCGAAGCTTGCGACCGGCGGGTCCACCGGGCGAACAAGCTGGCCGGAAAGCACCGCCGCTTCTCCCTCTCCGCCCAGTCCCACCCCGTCTGCGATGTCTGCCAG GAGAAGCGGGGGTTCGTGTTCTGCCAGGAGGACCGCGCGATTCTTTGCAGGGACTGCGACGAGTCCATCCACAGCGCCAACCAACTCACCATGAAGCACAATAGGTTCATCCTCACCGGCGCACGTCTTTCCGCCGCCCCGATATCCTCCTCTTCCTCCACCGAGCCGGAGTCGGAGTCGACGCCGGCTAAAGATAGTGCCAAAACCTCCGTTCCTGCGAGAGTTCGAAGTTCGGTCTTGATTGTCGACGCTTCCTCCCCCATCGCCACAACCAGCTGCAGGACTACCAGCAGCAGCACCGTCAGGCCGCCCGTAACTGCATCCACGGGCGTCGCCGCCGATTCTACAAGCAGCATCTCCGAGTACCTAATAAAGATGTGCCCCGGGTGGCGCGTCGAGGACCTTCTCGTCGACGATGCGGCCGTTTTGATGGAGGATTTCGCGAAG GGAACCGAGTTGCTTCCTTTCCTGGAGCCGGATCTGGACGGCGGCGGGCAGGAAGCGGCGGCGGAGAAGTTCCCAGCGTGGGCGGCGCAGGTGCCCCAGTTCCCTCCGCCGTATTTCTCCGCCGCGACCTCCACCGCCGGCGTCGGGCACCACCAGACGTGGCACGCGAACAAGGAGGCAAGTGTCAGCTACCAGCGGGGCGCGAAGACGGGGCCAGAACAGTTGAGCGAGGACATATTCATGGTGCCACAGATTTCCCCTGCGCCAACTCCCATCAAGCGGACGAGACACTCGCCTTGGTACTACTGA
- the LOC122051666 gene encoding lysophospholipid acyltransferase LPEAT2-like, with protein MADLNGELTAPLIDSEVAIDVNGLLERGTDAALDESPYAFLGAPPLELPPMSPIDPFRNQIPSISGMYEWCKTVLCLPIAAARLVLFGIAIAVGYVATLVALYGWNDKQNPMPRWRCRAMWLTRLCARLILFSFGYQWIKRKGRPAPREIAPIVVCNHISYIEPIFFFYELIPTMVASESHDSLPFVGTIVRAMQVIYVDRFSPQSRKLAIHEIKRKASSNDFPRVMLFPEGTTTNGRFLISFRLGAFLPGLPLQPVVVRYPYVHFDQSWGNVNLLKLMFRMFTQFHNFMEVEYLPVIFPDESKQQNITKFSDRTSNAMSRALNVLQTTHSFGDMILFSRASELGKERCSNYMVEMGWVENSFNISTSEAVVLLDKFLAMDPDSNGRVQIYGFLKAYGLCLNPLGEKIFGYLDTDKKGSITFRQFLTGSALIRKQPSFWRACETAFAKCCENSTDCISTEQLHQLFDTTADGVIRKDEFMECLQKNPLLIALFSTHLKTDDQSEIA; from the exons ATGGCGGATCTCAACGGCGAACTCACTGCTCCCCTCATCGACTCCGAGGTCGCCATCGACGTGAACGGCTTACTTGAGCGGGGAACCGACGCAGCGCTGGATGAGAGCCCCTACGCGTTCCTTGGCGCGCCGCCCCTCGAACTGCCTCCGATGAGCCCTATCGACCCTTTCCGGAACCAGATCCCTTCCATATCCGGGATGTACGAGTGGTGCAAGACGGTCCTATGCCTGCCCATAGCCGCGGCGCGGCTCGTCCTCTTCGGCATCGCGATCGCGGTAGGCTATGTGGCGACGTTGGTGGCGCTGTATGGATGGAACGATAAGCAAAACCCCATGCCGAGATGGCGTTGCCGTGCCATGTGGCTCACCAGGCTTTGTGCCCGTTTAATCCTCTTCTCCTTCGG CTACCAGTGGATTAAACGAAAAGGAAGACCGGCTCCCAGGGAGATTGCACCTATAGTTGTTTGCAATCATATCTCATACATTGAGCCAATATTCTTTTTCTATGAACTAATTCCAACTATGGTTGCTTCTGAATCACATGATTCATTGCCTTTTGTTGGAACTATTGTTAGAGCAATGCAG GTTATATATGTTGATAGGTTCTCACCACAATCAAGAAAGCTTGCTATTCATGAAATAAAG AGAAAGGCTTCTTCCAATGATTTTCCACGTGTTATGTTATTTCCTGAGGGGACCACTACAAATGGGAGGTTCCTCATTTCATTTCGACTAGGTGCATTCCTTCCTGGTTTGCCACTTCAACCTGTGGTTGTTCGCTATCCTTATGTACATTTTGACCAATCTTG GGGAAATGTTAATTTGCTGAAGCTCATGTTTAGAATGTTCACACAGTTTCACAATTTTATGGAG GTGGAATACCTTCCTGTTATCTTCCCAGATGAGAGCAAACaacaaaacataacaaaattttcAGATAGG ACTAGCAATGCCATGTCGAGGGCCCTTAATGTTCTACAGACAACTCACTCTTTTGGAGATATGATACTTTTCTCAAGAGCATCTGAACTTGGAAAG GAGAGATGCTCGAACTACATGGTAGAGATGGGATGGGTAGAAAAT TCATTTAACATAAGCACATCGGAAGCTGTTGTACTTTTGGATAAATTTCTTGCTATGGACCCAGATTCTAA CGGGCGGGTTCAAATTTATGGTTTTCTGAAAGCATATGGACTTTGCTTGAATCCTCTGGGTGAGAAG ATATTTGGCTATTTGGACACGGATAAGAAGGGGTCAATAACATTTCGGCAG TTTTTGACTGGATCAGCACTAATTAGAAAACAGCCATCATTTTGGAGGGCATGTGAAACGGCTTTTGCCAAGTGCTGTGAGAACTCAACAGACTGCATTTCTACCGAACAG CTTCATCAACTGTTCGATACAACTGCTGATGGCGTGATCAGAAAAGATGAATTCATGGAATGCCTACAAAAGAATCCATTACTCATAGCACTTTTCAGCACACATCTGAAGACTGATGACCAGTCGGAAATAGCGTGA